The proteins below come from a single Benincasa hispida cultivar B227 chromosome 4, ASM972705v1, whole genome shotgun sequence genomic window:
- the LOC120075119 gene encoding dihydrofolate reductase-like isoform X2, which produces MSKIQRKPKILCLHGFRTSGAILKKQIEKWPAFVLHQFHFHFIDAPFPSKGKSDVQGIYDPPYFEWFQFSKDTTGYENFESCLEFIENHMLNHGPFDGLLGFSQGAALTAALPGLQAKGVALRKVPKIKFVIIISGSKLGSPSLAAEKAYFPSIACPSLHFLSNFHLLLISSNFPFLFLFLFLFVFIHRFILH; this is translated from the exons ATGagtaaaattcaaagaaaacccaaaattcTGTGCCTTCATGGCTTCCGAACCAGCGGAGCAATCCTTAAGAAGCAGATCGAAAAATGGCCCGCTTTTGTTCTCCATCAATTCCATTTCCATTTTATCGACGCTCCATTCCCTTCCAAAGGAAAATCCGATGTCCAAGGAATTTACGATCCTCCCTATTTCGAATGGTTTCAATTCAGTAAG GACACGACCGGTTATGAAAATTTCGAATCCTGCCTTGAATTCATCGAGAATCACATGCTTAACCACGGACCATTCGACGGACTTCTCGGTTTCTCACAG GGGGCGGCGTTAACGGCGGCGCTGCCGGGACTTCAAGCGAAG GGTGTTGCGCTGAGGAAGGTTCcgaagattaaatttgtaataatcatCAGCGGTTCGAAACTGGGATCGCCATCTCTTGCCGCCGAAAAAGCTTATTTCCCATCTATTGCATGCCCATCCCTCCATTTTCTAAGTAACTTTCATCTCCTTCttatttcttctaattttccttttctttttctttttctttttctttttgtctttaTTCACCGATTTATACTCCATTAA
- the LOC120075119 gene encoding dihydrofolate reductase-like isoform X1 gives MSKIQRKPKILCLHGFRTSGAILKKQIEKWPAFVLHQFHFHFIDAPFPSKGKSDVQGIYDPPYFEWFQFSKDTTGYENFESCLEFIENHMLNHGPFDGLLGFSQGAALTAALPGLQAKVIKHRRPAVDLHVNLFFEFSETKLNRLQGVALRKVPKIKFVIIISGSKLGSPSLAAEKAYFPSIACPSLHFLSEEDFLMPSGLKLLEIIC, from the exons ATGagtaaaattcaaagaaaacccaaaattcTGTGCCTTCATGGCTTCCGAACCAGCGGAGCAATCCTTAAGAAGCAGATCGAAAAATGGCCCGCTTTTGTTCTCCATCAATTCCATTTCCATTTTATCGACGCTCCATTCCCTTCCAAAGGAAAATCCGATGTCCAAGGAATTTACGATCCTCCCTATTTCGAATGGTTTCAATTCAGTAAG GACACGACCGGTTATGAAAATTTCGAATCCTGCCTTGAATTCATCGAGAATCACATGCTTAACCACGGACCATTCGACGGACTTCTCGGTTTCTCACAG GGGGCGGCGTTAACGGCGGCGCTGCCGGGACTTCAAGCGAAGGTAATTAAACACCGGCGGCCGGCTGTTGATCTTCATGTTAATCTCTTTTTTGAATTTTCCGAAACTAAATTGAATCGGTTGCAGGGTGTTGCGCTGAGGAAGGTTCcgaagattaaatttgtaataatcatCAGCGGTTCGAAACTGGGATCGCCATCTCTTGCCGCCGAAAAAGCTTATTTCCCATCTATTGCATGCCCATCCCTCCATTTTCTAA GTGAAGAAGACTTCTTGATGCCCAGTGGATTGAAGCTTCTAGAAATCATTTGTTGA